In the genome of Streptomyces collinus, one region contains:
- a CDS encoding DinB family protein, protein MTRSERLADQLDRHWHKNLRPRLHGLADEEYFWEPVRGCWSIRPRGTSAAPVSAGSGQWTMDSASPDAVPAPAPVTTIAWRLAHIIVSCMGYRVGWHFGGQDVDSRTFAYAGTADEALKQLDEMYGRWNAGVRELSDSDLENPPAVGPERFPMEGIVLHVNRELIHHGAEISLLRDLYRWQDGAVPRRI, encoded by the coding sequence ATGACGAGAAGCGAGCGACTCGCGGACCAGTTGGACCGGCACTGGCACAAGAACCTGCGGCCGCGGCTGCACGGTCTTGCCGATGAGGAGTACTTCTGGGAGCCGGTGCGCGGCTGCTGGAGCATCCGCCCACGTGGCACGTCGGCCGCACCGGTGTCGGCGGGTTCGGGGCAGTGGACGATGGACTCCGCGTCGCCCGACGCGGTGCCGGCACCGGCGCCGGTGACCACGATCGCCTGGCGGCTGGCGCACATCATCGTCTCGTGCATGGGCTATCGGGTCGGATGGCACTTCGGCGGCCAGGACGTCGACTCCCGGACGTTCGCCTACGCGGGGACCGCCGACGAGGCGCTGAAACAGCTCGACGAGATGTACGGGAGATGGAACGCGGGGGTCCGCGAACTCTCGGACTCAGACCTGGAGAACCCGCCCGCGGTCGGTCCGGAACGGTTTCCCATGGAGGGCATCGTCCTGCACGTCAACAGGGAGCTGATCCATCACGGCGCCGAGATCTCCCTGCTGCGCGACCTCTACCGCTGGCAGGATGGAGCCGTACCGCGCCGAATATGA
- a CDS encoding VOC family protein: MNSQVISRLDGETPVGFNHFGFHIEDTTATTEALLAAGTPKPAERFTDRPFAEYRAMDPEGNWFDLSEHGFGGPRPPSDSTGS, from the coding sequence GTGAACTCTCAAGTAATCTCACGGCTCGACGGTGAGACCCCGGTCGGCTTCAACCACTTCGGATTCCACATCGAGGACACGACGGCCACCACCGAGGCCCTGCTGGCGGCCGGTACGCCGAAGCCGGCTGAACGTTTCACCGACCGCCCCTTCGCCGAGTACCGCGCCATGGATCCGGAGGGCAACTGGTTCGACCTCTCGGAGCACGGCTTCGGAGGCCCGCGGCCACCGTCGGACTCCACCGGCTCCTGA
- a CDS encoding DUF1772 domain-containing protein codes for MLNALEVVTVVVVGVMVGVEFSVAFVMNRILDALPEDSSQLGHAHGGRMLGALMPVWYIGSLVLVGVWAVAGWHHDGTGLVVTAGALLILSVVMSLLLLVPINNRNKTWTPENRPEDWKQQLNRWGRLHYVRVAVIMAAFACLAASLT; via the coding sequence ATGCTCAACGCACTCGAGGTCGTCACCGTCGTGGTCGTCGGGGTGATGGTGGGGGTGGAGTTCTCCGTCGCCTTCGTCATGAACCGGATCCTCGACGCCCTCCCGGAGGACAGCAGCCAACTCGGCCATGCCCATGGAGGCCGGATGCTCGGCGCCCTGATGCCGGTCTGGTACATCGGCTCACTCGTCCTCGTCGGCGTCTGGGCCGTCGCCGGATGGCATCACGACGGCACCGGTCTCGTCGTCACCGCCGGAGCGCTTCTGATCCTCAGCGTCGTCATGTCGCTCCTGCTGCTCGTCCCGATCAACAACCGGAACAAGACGTGGACCCCCGAGAACCGGCCCGAGGACTGGAAGCAGCAGCTGAACCGCTGGGGGCGCCTCCACTACGTCCGCGTCGCCGTCATCATGGCCGCCTTCGCCTGTCTGGCCGCCTCCCTCACCTGA
- a CDS encoding TetR/AcrR family transcriptional regulator: MSVQERKQRERAERERLIVATARELAEQQGWDAVTTRRLAERIEYSQPVLYSHFRGKREIIGAVALQGATEMAAVMRAATAAVDGPRERVAALARAYLDFAERNPAVYDAIFQLDGGLAYAQEDTPEPLKDAFAALLECLGEVAGDDVDPGLFTEVFWASLHGVATLTRSGRLPPEYTELRVELLVDRLAIVLANQRLPCHTKRSSPGLRD; encoded by the coding sequence ATGTCGGTACAGGAACGCAAGCAGCGGGAACGGGCAGAGCGCGAGCGCCTCATCGTGGCGACAGCCCGTGAACTCGCCGAACAGCAGGGCTGGGACGCGGTCACCACCCGCCGGCTCGCCGAACGCATCGAATACAGCCAGCCCGTGCTCTACAGCCACTTCCGCGGCAAGCGCGAGATCATCGGCGCCGTCGCCCTCCAGGGCGCCACAGAGATGGCCGCAGTGATGCGGGCCGCGACCGCCGCCGTGGACGGCCCGCGCGAGCGGGTCGCCGCCCTCGCCCGCGCGTACCTCGACTTCGCCGAACGCAACCCGGCGGTCTACGACGCCATCTTCCAGCTCGACGGCGGTCTGGCGTACGCACAGGAGGACACCCCGGAACCTCTCAAGGACGCCTTCGCCGCGCTGCTGGAGTGCCTCGGCGAGGTCGCCGGGGACGACGTCGACCCGGGGCTGTTCACCGAGGTGTTCTGGGCGTCCCTGCACGGGGTGGCGACCCTGACCCGGTCGGGACGGCTGCCACCGGAGTACACCGAACTGAGGGTGGAGCTGCTGGTGGACCGGCTCGCCATCGTCCTGGCCAATCAGCGCTTGCCTTGCCACACCAAGAGGTCGTCACCAGGACTCCGCGACTAG